In a genomic window of Sulfurisphaera tokodaii str. 7:
- a CDS encoding FAD-dependent oxidoreductase gives MKNIVIIGGGIGGMGVATTLAQKLKNANITVVNKEDFYFAGPSRPLILTGEQRYSRIIRGYEEVGKLGINVVIGNVYKIDPDNRKVYLSDSSFNSTREISYDYLVLSPGIVFDGSKITGYDKYWWKNTTVYDPGRVNVLKQRLWTAEKGTVVVYAPKAPYRCAPAPTETAMLAHTILSYRGVRNKFRIIHIDANDKTQPPVIADVIKQIYEKAGIELVTNQEIVEIGENYVVTKSGEKYNYDILAMLEPNKVPRFIEESGLGSPFADVRSPQDLRTPKYDDILVVGDAAKLPFPKNQEIAFESSQFAANKILEMEGVSEKVSVQYAFVGWAYVGNLEGKLETYSLQFQLDLTKQPPAAAKDPVMKREYTLQKDNWEQAYLSRLFNYKVIE, from the coding sequence ATGAAGAATATTGTTATCATAGGTGGCGGAATAGGAGGAATGGGTGTTGCTACTACACTAGCTCAAAAACTCAAAAACGCTAATATAACTGTAGTAAACAAGGAGGATTTCTATTTTGCTGGCCCTAGCAGACCATTGATTTTAACTGGAGAGCAGAGATATAGTAGGATAATTAGAGGTTACGAAGAAGTTGGAAAATTAGGAATAAATGTAGTTATTGGTAATGTTTACAAGATAGACCCAGATAATAGAAAGGTGTACCTGTCAGATTCGTCTTTTAATTCCACTAGGGAAATTTCTTACGACTATTTAGTTTTGTCTCCAGGTATTGTTTTTGATGGTAGTAAAATAACTGGTTATGATAAGTACTGGTGGAAGAATACAACAGTCTATGATCCAGGAAGAGTTAATGTTCTTAAGCAAAGATTGTGGACAGCTGAAAAAGGAACAGTTGTAGTTTATGCACCTAAGGCACCCTACAGATGTGCTCCAGCACCAACTGAGACTGCGATGTTAGCACACACTATCCTTTCTTATAGGGGCGTTAGGAACAAGTTTAGAATAATTCACATAGATGCTAATGACAAAACACAACCACCAGTTATTGCTGATGTTATAAAACAGATTTATGAAAAAGCTGGAATAGAATTAGTTACAAACCAAGAGATAGTCGAAATTGGTGAAAATTATGTTGTAACAAAGTCTGGAGAAAAGTATAACTATGATATTTTAGCAATGCTTGAACCTAACAAAGTCCCAAGATTTATTGAAGAATCAGGTTTGGGTTCACCTTTTGCAGACGTTAGGAGTCCTCAAGATTTGAGAACTCCTAAATATGATGATATCCTAGTTGTTGGTGATGCTGCAAAGTTACCGTTCCCTAAGAACCAAGAAATAGCGTTTGAAAGCTCACAATTTGCTGCAAATAAGATCTTAGAAATGGAAGGAGTAAGTGAAAAAGTCTCAGTCCAATATGCATTCGTAGGCTGGGCTTATGTAGGTAATTTAGAAGGTAAATTAGAGACTTACAGTTTGCAGTTCCAGCTAGATTTAACTAAACAACCTCCAGCAGCTGCAAAAGATCCAGTAATGAAGAGAGAGTATACCCTACAGAAAGATAATTGGGAGCAAGCATATCTTTCAAGATTGTTTAACTATAAAGTCATTGAATAG